The nucleotide window AGGTGAATGGCGCTCAGGAGCGAACCATCAGTCCAGCCAACGATACGAGAACTAGAAACTACCCACTACGATCGCCACAAGCCACACCGATACTTCAAGACCACAGTACATTCCACTTTTTTATCCCAACAGCGATCGCATATTTATCCCATTTCTATTCTTTCTACTGATCGTAGAAACACACGATTTTTATTACTAATTGTAATAAGGCAATCAACTCAGGACTGTTACTGCAACAAGTTCAGCACCCGATCGCGCTAAGGAAGGACGAGAACCTCAAGCTGTTCGCGCCGTTACATGTACTTTAATATCTACCTGGAGCCTTTTACGAAGAACAGTGAGAATAAGAGTCAGATTGTCCATCGTAGGATTACCCTTCAGAGACAGCATTCGATGGAGACTCTTACTCGGTTTAGATGTTTCAATTGAGAGTTCTTCAAAACCTACAGTTGTATTAATGAGATCTCTTAAAATAAGTCTTGCGGTTTCTGGCTCACCGTTGAGAAAAAGGGAAATGGCTTCATCCAGTAGAGCTATTGCAAATGCAGAATCTCTTTGAATCCGCGCATTAACTGTTTCTTCAAGGTCTCTTGTTAGTGCCATAATCATTGCCTCTTTACCTTTTCTTTTGTCTAACTTCTTTCTTCTCTTGATTACCAGCCTCTCTCTTTCGATTTTTGTACTCTTGGTAAAGTTTTTTGGCTTTCTCAATATCTGCTTGCTGTCCTTTTTTGGTACCACCTCCAAATAAGACGATGAGTTGCTTCCCATCCTGAGCTAGGTAAATCCGATACCCTGGGCCCCAATTAATTCTATATTCGCCAATTTCATCAAGCCATTTAACATTTAATGTATTACCTAACTCTAAACGAGAGGTTGCGGCTGTTACCTTCGCGGCGGCGATCGCATCTAGATTATCAAACCACTTTTGATAAGGGCTTGAACCGTCATCTCTGAGATATTCTTGAACCTTCATGTTAGAGGATGTCTGAGAAGTATCAAAGATTCTTACACTTGCCCCTAAATCCCCCATTCTGGGGGACTTCCGAACCAATGCTCCTTCAAAGTCCCCCAGAATGGGGGATTTAGGGGGCGGATCGGAAGCAATCTAAACTTCTCAGACATCCTCTTAGAGATAAGAGTAACATATAAGTTACTTGCCATCTAAGCTCTATTTTTGACTGAAGAATTATTTTTTATGTATGGTTTCTTGATCACCCCTTCTTAATTAAGCCAAATACCTGAAGACCTTCAGAGACTTAGAAGAGTGATATAAACCTATGCTTCGACTTGCTCCCCACGCAATTCCTCGATTAGCTTCTCTAACTGCTGACTGTCTGCCTGATAAACGGCGTTGCAGAAATGACAGATCGCCTCAGCCCCCTTATCTTTGATGATCATGTCTTGCAGTTCTGCCTCACCCAAAATTTTGAGAGCACCCAAGACGCGATCGAAGTCGCAACCGCAGTGAAAGCGAAGAAGTTGGGTTTCGGGCAGAATGTTTAGCCCCATGTCGCCCATCAGTTCTTCAAAAATTTGGGGAAGGGTTTTACCCGCTTGCAACAGAGGCGTAAAGCCTGCCATGGTTGCCACCCGTGATTCTAGTAGCTCGACTAAGGCTTCGTCTCTAGCCGCTTTAGGCAAGACCTGGAGCAGGATGCCACCCGATGCTGTCACGCCTTCTGCCCCCACAAATACGCCAACTAACAGGGCTGAGGGCGTTTGCTCAGAACTGACCAGGTAGTGCGCTACATCCTCGCCAATTTCTCCAGAAACTAGCTCTACGGTGCTGGAATAAGGAAACTCAAAGCCCACATCTCGCACTACGTACAAGAATCCTTCCCCGATCGCCCCACCCACATCCAGTTTGCCTTTAGCATTGGGCGGCAGTTCAACTTCTGGGTGATCGACGTAGCCTCGCACAGTGCCATCTAGCCCTGCATCGACCATCACCCCACCGAGAGGACCATCGCCCCGAATGCGAAGGTTTACCCGCGATTCTGCCCGCTTCATACTAGAGACGAGCAGCAGCCCCGCAGTCATGGTTCGCCCTAATGCTGCGGTAGCAACATAAGAGAGGTTGTGTCGCTGTCTAGCTTCTTCGGTGAGCCGCGTAGTGATGACTCCAACCGCCCGAATGCCGCCGTCTGCTGCCATTGCCCGAATTAAATGATCTGCCATGCCGACCCTATACATTTCTTTACAGTTTAGTCCTCTATTGTAAAGCGATCGCCCTCTTCTCAGCAGCTTCTCAGGAATATTTCAGCCAACAGAAATAGCCTGAAGAAAGTCTTTAGACTAATTGAGAGTTGAGCGAGTTTAAGGGTAGATTGCTGAAGCTTTCTGATTTAAAGGCTGCCTGATTTAAAAAACCTCAGACAAGGATCAACAGAAATGGATGAGTATTACAAGCCAGAACATTTAGCGCACTTTAGCAAAATTTCGGAGGGACAGCCGGAACTAGCAGAAAAGTTTTTTGCTTACTATGGAGCAGTGTTTGCCGATGGAGCACTGTCTATGCGAGAGAAGGCGCTGATTGCGCTGGCGGTATCTCATACAGTGCAGTGCCCTTATTGCATTGAGGCATACAGCAAGGAGTGCTTGCAGCAGGGATCTGACTTGGAACAAATGACTGAGGCGGTTCATGTAGCAACGGCGATTCGGGGCGGATCTTCCCTGGTGCATGGGATGCAGATGATTGATCAGGTTAAAAAGTTAGGGATGTAGTTCGGTCACAAAAGAGCGGAGAAAGTTTGGGAATGTTTGAAGCAACACAGGCGGAAGAAATGGCTGAAAAAGTAACTAAAGCATTAAATTTGAGCAGCGTGACAGCAGGGGCAAAGCCAACAACTTCGTTACATCAACGCCGATCGCCCCTAGCCTCCCCGAAGTACGAGATTGATACGCTCAATGCGATCGATTTATCTTACACGCCTCACAATGGCGACTTTGCCACCGCGATCGCCCATCATGGTTTTGAAAGCTTTCAGCCTGTCGCGTTGGAAATTTTTCAAATTAACATTGGCAAACTTTGCAACATGACTTGCCGCCATTGCCATGTGGATGCTGGACCCGATCGCAAGGAAAACATGGATCGAGACACCATCGACGCTTGTTTGCGGGCACTCGATCAGACGACTGCTCACACGGTAGATATCACGGGCGGTGCGCCTGAACTGAATCCCCATTTCTGCTACTTGGTCGATCAATGTGTGGCGCGGGGCAAGCAGGTAATCGATCGCTGTAATCTCACAGTGCTGTTATTACCGACGATGCAAGACCTGCCGGAATGGTTTGCAGAACGCGGCGTAGAGGTCGTGTGTTCGTTGCCCCACTATCGCAAGTTGAACACCGACACTCAGCGGGGCGATGGCACATTTGAGAAATCGATTGAAGCCCTGAAACGGCTAAATGCAGCGGGCTATGGCAAGGGTAATCCGCAGCAGCGGCTGACCTTGATGTCAAATCCGGTGGGGGCTTTTCTTGCCGGGAACCAAAGCAAGATGCAGCAAGAATGGCAGGCAGGACTGGAGAAAAATTACGGTGTGACGTTCGATCGCCTGATTGCGCTCAATAATATGCCCATCTCTCGGTTTTTAGAATGGCTGGAGCAGTCGAATAACTTGCAAGGCTATATGGAACGTCTGGTCAATGCATTTAACCCTGGCACCATTGAGGGAGTCATGTGTCGGAACACGCTATCGGTTTCTTGGGATGGACGGTTGTTCGACTGTGACTTTAACCAAATGTTAGATCTGGAGGTGCAACAGCCTGAAGGACAACAGCCCGCCCGTCCCCACATTCGAGACTTTAGCCTGGAGCAATTAGCTCAGCGGCAAATTAAGGTGGGGCGGCATTGTTTTGGCTGTACTGGCGGGGCGGGGAGTTCGTGTGGAGGAGCGATCTCTTCGAGAGACCCACAAGGGGGCGACCAGTAGCGTTTTTTTCAGACTATCGGTTGGGCAGCAAGTGCTTCACGGCGACAAATCCTAACCCAAATGCTGTTAACACGACAATTAAAACAGTCAGAAAAATTCCCATATTGCCCAGGTTTTTACATTGTTTTTGAGTGCTCTGGGGGCGGCTGGGTTCTTCGGTGAAGAGTTTATTAGGCAAGGAATTGCTTTCTAGCGGCAGATGATTCTGGGGCGATAAATCGCTCTTTGACTGGGCTGATAGATCGGCGATCGCCTGGTTCAACCCGTTTTCAGGCAGTGTCGTAAAATCAACAATTTGTTGCAGATTAAACGATGCTTGCACCACTCGTTCAACCTCTTGGCGAATCATTTGATTCTGGTGAACGATCTGTTGATTGCGGTTATTGAGAGATTCGATCATGGCACGGGTCGCTTGCAGTTCTGTCGCCAGTTCTTTGTAAACAGAAATGGGCACAGAAGGAGCGCTAGATAGGTTGGGCTGACTCGGCGCAAAATCGGAGTTGGGTTTAGATTTCATTGCTTTGCAAAAAGGAATCAATGATGGACAGGACTTGAAACCGTGGAATGACCATGCATCATAGTTGAATTCGTGGCAACTGACACTGCTTCCCTAAAAAATTTCATTAGCATATATGAAAGCCTATCCAGATAGCATTCTGATTTCTGCAAAACCACCCTTCCTAAAAACCCTTCTATGAACCTCCTGACCTATACACTCCACCTGATTGGCTCTGGCGCAACCGCCTACGTTATGGGTCGCAATATGCGCGATCGCCAAACCCGACCAGATTTATTAGCAGGGCTGCAAATGGCTGAATCGGGTTCTGTACCCTTTTTAGAGGCGCTGAGCCAACGGGCGATCGCTGAGGGCGATTTATGGCTAGCCGACCAACTGAAGACTCACGCCCAAGACGAGCAGCGGCACGGACAAATTTTTGCCCACGGGCTAAAGCAACTCAACAAACAGGTGATTGACTTCAAAGCAACTGCGGAAAAAAAGGCGGACAGCAAGCCAGATGAACGCCGCCGCAGCCCATTCTTTGATGCTTACTATCAAGGCTACGACAAAGCCAGCCTTGCCCCTGATCAAATTGATTGGCTAGTATTCTTTGGCAGTACTCATATCCTGGAACTGGATGCCTGTAAGGATTTTGTCCGCATGGCAAACGCCTTGCCTGATGATGATTTAGCAAGCATCAACCTTAAAAAAGGGATGTTGAGCATTGCTGAAGACGAGAAGGGACACGCGGCGTATTTGCTGGAGGCGATGCATCGACGGTTGCCTGCTGGGGCTGTGATGAATTTAGTGGATCAATGGCGATCGCGTAAGGTCGATGCCATGATGGCGATGGTTCGGAGCTTGCTTCAAAAGGGCGGCAATTTCCCTTCGTTGACACAAGATGGCGTACCTAGTGAAATGTCTGATGGCTTGTCGGATAGCCCAATGGAGCAGATGGCGGCTTAAAATATCCCCATCTCAATCACTTCCCCTATGACCGACCAGCCCTTGGGCAAAATGAAGCCCCCCGACCCCAGCGCCTCGACCGATCGCTTAACCATTCTCGCCTTGACTGTAGTGGCGATCGCGCTCTTTACCATCAACTTGGGCGACGTTCCTCTCCGCGACTGGGATGAAGGGCTGGTGGCACAGGTTGCCCGCGAAATTTGGCAGGCTCCAGCGGGTTCTCTCACCTGGCTCTATCCCACCATCTGGGGTGAGCCTTATCTGAACAAGCCGCCCTTGGTGCATGGATTAGTGGCGATCGCTTATTCTCTGGGCGGCGTTAACGAATGGACAGCCCGCCTTCCTGGTGCCCTGTTGACCGCTTGCTCAGTGCCGTTGCTTTACGCCATCGGACGCGAACTTTTCTATCAGCGTTTACCAGCAGCACTTGCTGCATTGGTGTATCTGACTTCGTTGCCCGTGGTGCGAAATGGACGGCTGGCAATGTTAGACGGCGCAGTGCTGTGCTTTGTGATGGTGATGATGCTGTGCGCTGTGCGAAGTCGGCGAGATTATCGCTATGCGTGGGGTATGGGGCTAGGACTGGCGCTAATTGCCTTGACAAAAGGGGTGATGATGGCGATCGTGATGGGGGCGATCGCCATGACTTTCCTGCTGTGGGATACGCCCCGATTGCTGACTCTGCCCTACTTTTGGTTTGGTATTGTGCTGGGCAGTTTACCCGCTACCCTCTGGTATGGGGCGCAGTGGGTTCATTATGGGCAACTTTTGGGCAATAACTTATTCAATCAATCGTTTCAGCGCATTTGGGCAGATGTAGAAAATAATCGAGGCGCACCCTGGTATTACCTTTTAGAAATGCTGAAGTTTGGAGTGCCGTGGATTCTATTTCTACCGTTAAGTGGTCGGCTAGCCTGGGTCAACCGAGATTTGAGTTGGGCAAAGTTGGCGATCGCTTGGGCTGGAGTTTACTTTGTGGCTATCTCGCTCATGGTGACCAAGCTGCCCTGGTACATTTTGCCTCTTTATCCAGCGTTGGCACTGCTTACTGGCGCTCAACTTGCTGCCCTTTGGCGACGCGGACAGCACGCTAGCATTCCACAGTTTTCTCCTAAGCCGTACTCTCCAGTTTGGGTGGGCTGGTTTGCGGGGTTGGCGCTAGCGGCGATCGTAGGAGTAGCGTATTTCAGCGGACAGCAGTTTACCGAACTCGACTTGCAGCTTGTGTTGGCAGCTTTTGCGCTCACGATGCTGGTGACAGCCGTTTTAATGGCAAGACAAAATCCACAGTTTATTGCGGTGTTGCTGTGGGGAACTTATCTATCGCTATTGTTGTTGATGGCTTCTAATAATTGGGTTTGGGAATTAGCAGAGCATTATTCGGTCAAACCTGTTGCCGCAATCGTTCAGCGCTTTGTTCCTAAGAACGAATCCGTATACACATCGTTTCCTGATGGTCGACCGTCACTAAGTTTCTACAGCGATCGCCCTGTGATTCCTGCTTCTCAACAAAAGCTGAGGCGAATTTGGAAGAGGGAAGCACAGCCTTATTTACTGTTGAACAAAGAGGCGATCGCATCTCTAAAGCTGAAAGAAAGTCGAGTTCTGGGTAAAGCTGAAGGATGGATGTTAGTGACGAAAATTGGAAAGGGACAACTGAAGTGACCCTGGAATCATCAAGCTTTAGTAATCATTCCTCGTTTTCATCCAAGTGTTCTGCGACTGCTTGGTAAAGACTCAAAACATGGTGATCTTGAAGTTGATAAAAGACGTGACGACCTTGCTTTCGGTAGCGCACTAGCCGCAGAGAACGCAGGGTTTTAAGTTGATGGGAAACCGCAGATTCGCTCAGTCCGATCGCCCCTGCCAAATCACCCACACACCATTCTTGCCTTGCCAACAGTGAAAGCAATCGCAGACGGTTTGCATCAGCCATTAGCGCAAAAAACTCTGCCATCCGCTGCGCCTTTTCAGGAGATAACAGTTCCTGCTGTACTTGCTGTATTTTCTCAGCATTGATAACGTGAGGCGAATCACAGATCTCTAGAGCGATCGCCTCAGTACTACCAGTACTACCAGCATTAGAAACTATTTTAGGAACGGCAGAGCTTGTCATTAATTACCCCTTAAATAGAACGGTTTAAGCATCACAGCCACAGCCAGTATGACCGCAGCCTTGACCATTAGTGTGACCAGTAGCACAAGCATCACAGCAATAGGGCTTACTATCTTTCATGACAGCATCAGCTAAGGAAACGATGCACAGGCAAGAGTCGCAAGCACATTTCATTTGAGTTACGGTAGCCATAATTATGTTTCTGTTTGGAGGTCTCCATCATCCTAACACATGAACACACATTCAGATATATGAACTTAATTCATTTCTACGCCTAACGTCAAAGCCTCTGACTCCTGAGAATCAAAGGCTTTAAAGTGGAAGCGGGTGATGGGATTCGAACCCACGACATCAACCTTGGCAAGGTTGCGCTCTACCACTGAGCTACACCCGCAGAATTTGCGCATCTCCTATGCTGCCAGACTTATGAACCGCTGTCAACTCCCAACCTTTATTTAATCTATGCTGCTATTGAGGATTCACTCAGAAGTGCGCCAGTTGTAGGCGATCGCACCTTCTCAACTGGCTTAGCTCTCAGCAGTGTCGGGGGTAGGCAACGCACTTCTGAGCGAATTCGGTAGAGTTTGCGGAGTCGTTCCACCTCCTCCATTTAGCGCGGTGCTAGCAGCATTGACCTGCCTCATCAAAGTTGCCATTTCGATCGCGCTCATGGCATATTCCCAGCCCAAATTGCTCTTAATGCCCGCCCGCTCTAGCGCCTGCTGCATGGTATCAGTGGTCAACACGCCAAACACGACTGGAATACCCGTTTGAAAACCTGCGGCAGCAATGCCCTTAGACACCTCAGCCGATACATACTCAAAGTGCGGCGTAGAACCTCGGATAACGGCTCCTAAGCAAATCACAGCATCATAGCGGTGCGACAGAGCAAGCTGTCGTGCCATCAATGGAATCTCAAAGCATCCAGGCACCCACGCATAATCAACCTGAGTCCCATGAGGGTCAGGATCAATGCCGTGGCGCTTCAAACAATCTTGGCAGCCTTCTAACAGTTTTCCCGTCACCAGGTCGTTAAACCGACCAATGACAATGGCAAACCGCAAAGACTCGGTATGGGTGAATGTCCCTTCAAAAACAGCCATTGCTTACTCACTACTCAATAAAATTGGGCAGGAACACACTCAGCTTTGTCCCTGCCTTAGTATCTTATACAGATTTGATATCGCTTGTTTGATGGTCTGGCAGAGCGTTTTCGTTAAACTGCCTGAGATTCAGACCAATCTTAGGCTAAACCACAAAGTAATTCAGACCACCGACCAGCAGCACCAAAACGATCCATAGCCCAGAGCCTAAATAAAGTAGCCGTTTAGACTGATCCCAG belongs to Timaviella obliquedivisa GSE-PSE-MK23-08B and includes:
- a CDS encoding metallothionein, producing the protein MATVTQMKCACDSCLCIVSLADAVMKDSKPYCCDACATGHTNGQGCGHTGCGCDA
- a CDS encoding ferritin-like domain-containing protein, producing MNLLTYTLHLIGSGATAYVMGRNMRDRQTRPDLLAGLQMAESGSVPFLEALSQRAIAEGDLWLADQLKTHAQDEQRHGQIFAHGLKQLNKQVIDFKATAEKKADSKPDERRRSPFFDAYYQGYDKASLAPDQIDWLVFFGSTHILELDACKDFVRMANALPDDDLASINLKKGMLSIAEDEKGHAAYLLEAMHRRLPAGAVMNLVDQWRSRKVDAMMAMVRSLLQKGGNFPSLTQDGVPSEMSDGLSDSPMEQMAA
- a CDS encoding metalloregulator ArsR/SmtB family transcription factor → MTSSAVPKIVSNAGSTGSTEAIALEICDSPHVINAEKIQQVQQELLSPEKAQRMAEFFALMADANRLRLLSLLARQEWCVGDLAGAIGLSESAVSHQLKTLRSLRLVRYRKQGRHVFYQLQDHHVLSLYQAVAEHLDENEE
- the arsS gene encoding arsenosugar biosynthesis radical SAM protein ArsS (Some members of this family are selenoproteins.); this translates as MAEKVTKALNLSSVTAGAKPTTSLHQRRSPLASPKYEIDTLNAIDLSYTPHNGDFATAIAHHGFESFQPVALEIFQINIGKLCNMTCRHCHVDAGPDRKENMDRDTIDACLRALDQTTAHTVDITGGAPELNPHFCYLVDQCVARGKQVIDRCNLTVLLLPTMQDLPEWFAERGVEVVCSLPHYRKLNTDTQRGDGTFEKSIEALKRLNAAGYGKGNPQQRLTLMSNPVGAFLAGNQSKMQQEWQAGLEKNYGVTFDRLIALNNMPISRFLEWLEQSNNLQGYMERLVNAFNPGTIEGVMCRNTLSVSWDGRLFDCDFNQMLDLEVQQPEGQQPARPHIRDFSLEQLAQRQIKVGRHCFGCTGGAGSSCGGAISSRDPQGGDQ
- the hslO gene encoding Hsp33 family molecular chaperone HslO, with amino-acid sequence MADHLIRAMAADGGIRAVGVITTRLTEEARQRHNLSYVATAALGRTMTAGLLLVSSMKRAESRVNLRIRGDGPLGGVMVDAGLDGTVRGYVDHPEVELPPNAKGKLDVGGAIGEGFLYVVRDVGFEFPYSSTVELVSGEIGEDVAHYLVSSEQTPSALLVGVFVGAEGVTASGGILLQVLPKAARDEALVELLESRVATMAGFTPLLQAGKTLPQIFEELMGDMGLNILPETQLLRFHCGCDFDRVLGALKILGEAELQDMIIKDKGAEAICHFCNAVYQADSQQLEKLIEELRGEQVEA
- a CDS encoding arsenosugar biosynthesis-associated peroxidase-like protein, with product MDEYYKPEHLAHFSKISEGQPELAEKFFAYYGAVFADGALSMREKALIALAVSHTVQCPYCIEAYSKECLQQGSDLEQMTEAVHVATAIRGGSSLVHGMQMIDQVKKLGM
- a CDS encoding type II toxin-antitoxin system RelE/ParE family toxin, translating into MKVQEYLRDDGSSPYQKWFDNLDAIAAAKVTAATSRLELGNTLNVKWLDEIGEYRINWGPGYRIYLAQDGKQLIVLFGGGTKKGQQADIEKAKKLYQEYKNRKREAGNQEKKEVRQKKR
- the ribH gene encoding 6,7-dimethyl-8-ribityllumazine synthase, yielding MAVFEGTFTHTESLRFAIVIGRFNDLVTGKLLEGCQDCLKRHGIDPDPHGTQVDYAWVPGCFEIPLMARQLALSHRYDAVICLGAVIRGSTPHFEYVSAEVSKGIAAAGFQTGIPVVFGVLTTDTMQQALERAGIKSNLGWEYAMSAIEMATLMRQVNAASTALNGGGGTTPQTLPNSLRSALPTPDTAES
- the psbZ gene encoding photosystem II reaction center protein PsbZ translates to MSILFQIALAGLVFISFVMVVAVPVAYASPQNWDQSKRLLYLGSGLWIVLVLLVGGLNYFVV
- a CDS encoding transcriptional regulator is translated as MALTRDLEETVNARIQRDSAFAIALLDEAISLFLNGEPETARLILRDLINTTVGFEELSIETSKPSKSLHRMLSLKGNPTMDNLTLILTVLRKRLQVDIKVHVTARTA
- a CDS encoding glycosyltransferase family 39 protein — protein: MTDQPLGKMKPPDPSASTDRLTILALTVVAIALFTINLGDVPLRDWDEGLVAQVAREIWQAPAGSLTWLYPTIWGEPYLNKPPLVHGLVAIAYSLGGVNEWTARLPGALLTACSVPLLYAIGRELFYQRLPAALAALVYLTSLPVVRNGRLAMLDGAVLCFVMVMMLCAVRSRRDYRYAWGMGLGLALIALTKGVMMAIVMGAIAMTFLLWDTPRLLTLPYFWFGIVLGSLPATLWYGAQWVHYGQLLGNNLFNQSFQRIWADVENNRGAPWYYLLEMLKFGVPWILFLPLSGRLAWVNRDLSWAKLAIAWAGVYFVAISLMVTKLPWYILPLYPALALLTGAQLAALWRRGQHASIPQFSPKPYSPVWVGWFAGLALAAIVGVAYFSGQQFTELDLQLVLAAFALTMLVTAVLMARQNPQFIAVLLWGTYLSLLLLMASNNWVWELAEHYSVKPVAAIVQRFVPKNESVYTSFPDGRPSLSFYSDRPVIPASQQKLRRIWKREAQPYLLLNKEAIASLKLKESRVLGKAEGWMLVTKIGKGQLK